The Fluviicola sp. genome contains a region encoding:
- a CDS encoding MraY family glycosyltransferase: MTFEITLACIGFLIMGIIMSYVSNGILLRFSQSLGIRNKNDVTVRWANESKPSLGGIGFFVAFFFGTVAYSIIFNNENIFQNRQFVGLMTAGTISFIMGLADDAYNTRPFIKLFVQILCGMIFVYTHNIIELTQIGWVNALITVTWVVGMMNSLNMLDNMDGITGTTSLFLLLSCLASNVILFDWNMNIWTLTMLIQIGAIIGFLGYNIYPSKLFMGDAGSQFIGLFVAFFSIHELWNIGNVTLLNPLTGGAITLIAFTPAISDTLTVVINRLRKGKSPMVGGKDHTTHHLVYSGLNDRQVWLVFLGIGLMATLVTILAVVFAKMGNPWMAFFLTSYFFAVFFVLYRNTIVHKK, from the coding sequence ATGACGTTTGAAATAACTTTGGCATGTATTGGATTCCTGATTATGGGAATCATCATGAGCTATGTATCCAATGGAATCCTTCTGCGATTTTCCCAAAGCCTGGGAATCCGGAATAAGAACGACGTAACGGTACGCTGGGCCAATGAGTCGAAACCATCTTTGGGCGGGATCGGTTTTTTTGTTGCTTTCTTCTTCGGAACAGTAGCCTACTCGATCATTTTTAACAATGAGAATATCTTTCAGAACCGGCAGTTTGTGGGATTAATGACCGCAGGCACCATTTCCTTCATCATGGGGCTGGCAGACGATGCTTACAACACCCGGCCATTTATCAAATTGTTCGTACAAATCCTTTGCGGGATGATTTTCGTTTACACACACAATATCATCGAACTGACACAGATCGGTTGGGTAAATGCGCTGATTACGGTGACGTGGGTCGTTGGAATGATGAATTCCCTGAACATGCTCGATAACATGGACGGAATTACGGGAACTACTTCCCTGTTCCTGCTCCTTTCCTGTTTGGCGAGTAATGTCATTTTGTTCGATTGGAACATGAACATCTGGACGCTTACCATGCTCATCCAGATCGGGGCGATTATCGGGTTTCTGGGATACAACATCTATCCTTCCAAGTTGTTCATGGGCGATGCCGGAAGCCAGTTCATCGGGTTGTTTGTTGCCTTCTTTTCCATTCATGAATTGTGGAATATCGGAAATGTGACGCTGTTAAATCCGCTAACCGGCGGAGCAATCACGCTGATTGCCTTCACCCCCGCAATTTCAGACACACTTACAGTTGTGATCAACCGGTTGAGAAAGGGAAAGTCCCCCATGGTCGGTGGAAAAGATCATACGACCCATCATTTGGTGTATTCGGGGTTAAACGACCGCCAGGTGTGGCTCGTTTTCCTCGGAATCGGGCTGATGGCTACTCTGGTAACGATTTTAGCAGTTGTCTTCGCGAAAATGGGGAATCCGTGGATGGCGTTTTTCCTTACCAGCTACTTTTTTGCCGTGTTTTTTGTGTTATACCGCAACACGATTGTTCACAAGAAGTAA
- the rfbC gene encoding dTDP-4-dehydrorhamnose 3,5-epimerase: MEFKRTAIADVILIQPTIFGDERGYFFESFHQQKFNEFIGSEVSFVQDNESKSSKGVLRGLHFQAPPHAQGKLVRVVKGSVLDVALDIRKSSPTYGKHVSFVLSGDNKTQAYIPEGFAHGFVTLEDDTVFQYKCTDWYNPSSEGSIFWNDPALNIRWEETDPVLSAKDQTGILLADFITPFE; the protein is encoded by the coding sequence ATGGAATTTAAACGTACGGCAATTGCCGATGTGATACTGATACAACCTACTATTTTCGGTGATGAAAGGGGCTACTTTTTTGAGTCTTTCCATCAGCAGAAGTTCAACGAGTTCATTGGTTCGGAAGTTTCTTTCGTACAGGACAATGAATCGAAATCTTCCAAAGGCGTGTTGCGCGGCCTTCACTTCCAGGCTCCTCCGCATGCACAGGGAAAATTAGTAAGGGTTGTAAAAGGAAGCGTGCTGGACGTTGCTTTGGATATTCGCAAAAGTTCACCGACTTACGGAAAGCATGTTTCGTTTGTCCTGAGCGGGGATAATAAAACCCAGGCTTACATCCCGGAAGGCTTTGCCCATGGTTTTGTGACCCTGGAAGACGATACTGTTTTCCAATACAAATGCACCGACTGGTACAATCCATCCAGCGAAGGAAGCATCTTTTGGAATGATCCTGCGTTAAACATCCGATGGGAAGAAACGGATCCGGTTTTATCTGCAAAAGATCAGACCGGAATCCTTCTGGCAGATTTTATTACTCCATTTGAATAG